A genome region from Jeongeupia sp. HS-3 includes the following:
- a CDS encoding Gfo/Idh/MocA family protein, which yields MTSDLRLGLIGCGQFGAFLAATAEKTGSARVVAVTDVDPARTAKLAALHSARACADEQALLALGEVDAVLIATPPAQHQGNAINAARAGKHIFLEKPMALGEAACAEINAAVRDAGVSLMVGHVLRYFEPYRSIARAYRTGKFGRALHFSFWRLEHDFLQISPWKGQRAGSGGYLYEVAAHELDWLRTVLGEPLAVQAQISKRPASHELEDTVALQLAFAGGTSVHYLGGTAFPANSHGYCLRFEHATLSSDVAFDPARLRIESTTGLSPDDLEFDTTDPYLLELNDWIASLDSGTPPITGDDAAATIALIESAYRSAGW from the coding sequence ATGACTAGCGATCTCAGACTGGGTTTGATCGGCTGCGGCCAGTTCGGCGCGTTTCTGGCGGCCACGGCCGAAAAGACCGGCAGCGCCAGGGTCGTGGCGGTGACCGATGTCGATCCGGCGCGCACGGCCAAACTTGCCGCACTGCATTCGGCGCGCGCCTGCGCCGACGAACAGGCGCTGCTGGCGCTGGGCGAGGTCGATGCGGTGCTGATTGCCACGCCACCGGCACAGCATCAGGGCAACGCGATCAATGCCGCACGCGCCGGCAAACACATCTTTCTGGAAAAGCCGATGGCCCTCGGCGAAGCGGCCTGTGCCGAGATCAATGCTGCGGTGCGCGATGCCGGTGTGTCGCTGATGGTCGGCCATGTCTTGCGCTACTTCGAGCCCTACCGCAGCATCGCCCGGGCCTACCGCACGGGAAAATTCGGCCGGGCGCTGCATTTTTCCTTCTGGCGGTTAGAGCACGATTTCCTGCAGATTTCGCCATGGAAAGGCCAGCGCGCCGGCAGCGGTGGCTATCTGTACGAGGTTGCCGCACACGAGCTGGACTGGCTGCGTACCGTGCTCGGCGAGCCACTGGCGGTGCAGGCGCAGATTTCAAAGCGGCCCGCCAGCCACGAGCTTGAAGACACCGTTGCGCTGCAGCTGGCCTTCGCTGGCGGCACCAGTGTGCATTACCTTGGCGGTACGGCTTTTCCGGCCAACAGCCACGGCTATTGCCTGCGGTTCGAGCACGCCACGCTCAGCAGCGATGTGGCTTTCGACCCGGCCCGATTGCGGATCGAATCCACCACGGGCCTGAGTCCGGATGATCTCGAGTTCGACACCACCGATCCTTACCTGCTCGAACTGAACGACTGGATTGCCAGTCTGGACAGCGGCACGCCACCGATCACCGGCGACGATGCCGCGGCCACGATCGCGCTGATCGAGTCGGCCTACCGCAGCGCCGGCTGGTAA
- a CDS encoding peptidylprolyl isomerase has protein sequence MQIAKNTAVTINYEMFDLEGKQLDKTEEPIAYLHGGYDNILPLVEEALEGKTVGDSIDVVMEADDAFGEHEPELIRTEDLDVFPQEVTVGMMFEADDPQTGDVLLFRVVDITGGKVTVDANHPFAGVKIRFVGKVVDVRAATDEEIAHGHIHGEHGHQH, from the coding sequence ATGCAAATCGCCAAGAACACCGCAGTTACCATCAACTACGAAATGTTTGACCTCGAAGGCAAGCAGCTCGACAAGACCGAAGAACCGATCGCCTATCTGCACGGCGGTTACGACAATATTCTGCCGCTGGTAGAAGAAGCACTCGAAGGCAAGACCGTCGGTGACAGCATCGACGTAGTCATGGAAGCCGACGACGCTTTCGGCGAACACGAGCCGGAACTGATCCGCACCGAAGATCTGGATGTGTTCCCGCAAGAAGTCACCGTTGGCATGATGTTTGAAGCCGATGATCCGCAAACCGGCGATGTGTTGCTGTTCCGCGTGGTCGACATTACCGGCGGCAAGGTCACGGTTGATGCGAACCACCCGTTTGCCGGAGTCAAGATTCGCTTCGTTGGTAAGGTGGTTGACGTTCGCGCCGCGACCGATGAAGAAATCGCCCATGGTCATATCCATGGCGAGCATGGCCATCAGCACTAA
- a CDS encoding MDR family oxidoreductase — translation MFKAVYLTRDGEFSAGVAELDESALPATGVALRVEYSTLNYKDALAMTDTGSVVRQFPMVAGVDAVGTVLTSDSADFAAGDKVILNGWGCGELSWGALAQRATVPAEGLVRLPAGLSAHDAMALGTAGYTAMLCVQALKKHGLTPQSGPILVTGASGGVGSVAIMLLARLGFEVVGVTGKADAADYLQKLGAAEVIDRSSLSGVGKPLQKERWAGVVDSVGSHVLANACAQVRRGGAVASCGLAGGMDFPATVAPFILRGVTLYGIDSVYAPRQQRQEAWDLLAGLIDPVLLASTSTEIGLAETFAAAADIIAGRHRGRFIVDVNR, via the coding sequence ATGTTCAAAGCAGTGTATCTGACACGGGATGGCGAGTTTTCCGCCGGGGTGGCTGAACTGGACGAGTCGGCTTTGCCAGCCACGGGCGTGGCATTGCGCGTTGAGTACTCAACGCTTAATTACAAAGATGCGCTGGCGATGACCGATACCGGCTCGGTGGTGCGGCAGTTTCCGATGGTCGCCGGGGTGGATGCGGTCGGCACGGTGCTGACTTCCGATTCGGCGGATTTTGCCGCCGGCGATAAAGTCATCCTGAACGGCTGGGGTTGTGGCGAATTGAGCTGGGGGGCGCTGGCGCAGCGGGCGACGGTGCCGGCCGAGGGATTGGTGCGTTTGCCGGCGGGCCTGAGCGCCCACGATGCGATGGCCTTGGGTACGGCGGGCTACACCGCGATGCTGTGCGTGCAGGCGCTGAAAAAGCACGGCCTGACGCCGCAATCGGGGCCGATTCTGGTCACCGGTGCGAGCGGTGGCGTCGGCTCGGTGGCGATCATGCTGCTGGCGAGATTGGGTTTTGAGGTGGTTGGCGTGACCGGCAAGGCCGATGCGGCCGACTATTTGCAAAAGCTTGGCGCCGCCGAGGTGATCGATCGCTCTTCGCTATCGGGCGTCGGCAAGCCGTTGCAGAAGGAGCGTTGGGCCGGGGTGGTCGATTCGGTCGGCAGTCATGTGCTCGCCAATGCCTGCGCACAGGTCCGGCGTGGCGGTGCGGTGGCCTCGTGCGGCCTGGCGGGCGGGATGGATTTCCCGGCGACGGTGGCGCCGTTCATTCTGCGCGGGGTTACGCTGTATGGCATCGACAGCGTCTATGCGCCGCGCCAGCAGCGCCAGGAGGCGTGGGATTTGCTGGCGGGTCTGATCGATCCGGTCTTGCTGGCCAGCACGAGCACCGAGATCGGTCTGGCGGAGACCTTTGCCGCGGCGGCCGACATCATCGCCGGGCGACATCGCGGCCGGTTTATTGTTGACGTGAATCGTTAA
- a CDS encoding carboxylesterase has product MEAAEERPSVGVLLVHGLGGTQYDLGSLHKILKRAGVEPHTLTLPGHSGKPEDLLDVRAEDWVDTVEARYRELALEHPTLHVVAMCLGSLISVEALKRIEQPSGKLVLLAPPVFLDGWATPWYWIFRHIVYRIPYFARSMKIAEEDPFGVKNDLVRSIVKAKFERGDDFHYPWVPLACIKQVDRLRGWVGKGLAAVRSPTLIIHAREDDLTSPRSAEFLVREMGGMARMILLDNSYHMICVDNDRDQVAIEMLRHFGLDTSVVKVRTRARG; this is encoded by the coding sequence ATGGAAGCCGCTGAAGAACGCCCATCGGTTGGCGTGCTGCTGGTCCACGGACTCGGTGGCACCCAGTATGACCTCGGTTCGCTGCACAAAATACTCAAGCGCGCCGGCGTCGAGCCGCACACGCTGACCTTGCCCGGCCACAGCGGCAAGCCCGAGGATTTGCTCGATGTACGTGCCGAGGACTGGGTGGACACGGTTGAGGCGCGGTATCGCGAACTGGCGCTGGAGCACCCGACGCTGCACGTGGTGGCGATGTGTCTGGGGTCGCTGATTTCGGTCGAGGCGCTCAAGCGCATCGAGCAGCCGTCGGGCAAGCTCGTGCTGCTGGCGCCGCCGGTGTTTCTCGATGGCTGGGCGACGCCGTGGTACTGGATTTTCCGGCATATCGTCTACCGGATTCCGTACTTCGCCCGCAGCATGAAAATCGCCGAGGAAGATCCGTTCGGCGTCAAGAACGACCTTGTTCGCAGCATCGTCAAGGCCAAGTTCGAACGCGGTGATGACTTTCACTATCCGTGGGTGCCGCTGGCGTGCATCAAGCAGGTCGATCGCTTGCGGGGCTGGGTGGGCAAGGGGCTGGCCGCCGTGCGCAGCCCGACCCTGATCATCCATGCGCGCGAGGACGACCTGACCAGCCCGCGTTCGGCCGAGTTTCTGGTGCGTGAAATGGGCGGGATGGCGCGGATGATCCTGCTGGACAACAGCTACCACATGATTTGCGTCGACAACGATAGAGATCAGGTGGCAATCGAAATGCTGCGCCACTTCGGTCTGGATACCTCGGTGGTCAAGGTGCGCACCCGGGCACGCGGCTAG
- a CDS encoding MASE1 domain-containing protein, translating into MRIPSFPRLLLFIVVYGALAMFSMSTRDPVTHSTIVWPAAGILLGTLMLAPYRQWPVWALLTVVLHTGVALLHARALPVSLLLSLLNLLVMAGIAAAWRHQAGERQTLTNPSSLFWFVLLVLVGCIVGAYVGVFLLHAFGYVSGRIDPQIFAVADGVGALIGAPLVMAWAGFHPARSDGASRRNAWLGLLGFLALIVTAELAFDGPTATAVLASTRYELSYLPLVFVVLIAMVWQRRGMTLALVVLAAIAGLNTYQGEGPFAASAYGLTNPLLEVQLYLGAAALLGLLMATMNASRDEALREAVAWKVRAESMLLSTNQLMYEVDPRDGKVVWAGQMVELLGLDASALPTLASFIERVHPEDRERVTRYAEQRGSGDTNARKQRFRFLTGDNEYVVLRDIGAPVVDFDDTVYRVGGLLRLDESDVEQG; encoded by the coding sequence ATGCGTATTCCATCCTTCCCCCGACTGCTGCTGTTCATCGTCGTTTATGGCGCGCTGGCGATGTTCAGCATGAGTACGCGTGATCCGGTCACGCACTCGACCATCGTCTGGCCTGCTGCCGGCATTTTGCTGGGCACGCTGATGCTGGCGCCTTACCGGCAATGGCCGGTGTGGGCGCTGCTGACCGTGGTGCTGCACACCGGCGTGGCGCTGCTGCACGCGAGGGCCTTGCCCGTTTCGCTGCTGCTGTCGCTGCTCAATCTGCTGGTGATGGCAGGCATTGCCGCCGCATGGCGGCATCAGGCCGGTGAGCGGCAGACGCTGACGAACCCGTCCAGCCTGTTCTGGTTCGTGCTGCTGGTGCTGGTGGGCTGTATTGTCGGCGCTTATGTCGGGGTATTTCTGCTGCATGCGTTCGGCTACGTCTCCGGCAGGATCGATCCGCAAATCTTTGCCGTCGCCGATGGCGTCGGGGCGCTGATCGGTGCGCCGCTGGTGATGGCCTGGGCCGGTTTTCATCCCGCGCGCTCGGATGGGGCTTCGCGACGCAACGCGTGGCTGGGCTTGCTGGGTTTCCTGGCGCTGATCGTTACGGCCGAACTGGCGTTCGACGGGCCGACCGCCACCGCGGTGCTGGCATCGACCCGGTACGAACTCTCTTATCTGCCACTGGTGTTCGTGGTGCTGATCGCCATGGTCTGGCAGCGCCGCGGCATGACGCTGGCGCTGGTCGTGCTGGCGGCGATTGCCGGGCTCAATACCTATCAGGGTGAAGGGCCGTTTGCCGCGTCGGCCTACGGGCTGACCAACCCGCTGCTTGAAGTACAGCTCTACCTTGGCGCTGCAGCGCTACTGGGGCTGCTGATGGCGACCATGAACGCCAGTCGCGACGAAGCGCTGCGCGAGGCCGTGGCGTGGAAAGTGCGGGCCGAGAGCATGTTGCTGAGTACCAACCAGCTGATGTACGAGGTCGACCCGCGTGACGGCAAGGTGGTCTGGGCCGGGCAGATGGTCGAATTGCTCGGACTGGATGCATCGGCGCTGCCCACGCTGGCGAGTTTCATCGAGCGCGTGCACCCCGAGGATCGCGAGCGCGTGACCCGCTATGCCGAGCAGCGCGGCAGCGGCGACACGAACGCACGCAAGCAGCGTTTCCGTTTTCTGACTGGCGACAACGAGTACGTGGTTTTGCGGGACATCGGCGCACCGGTGGTCGATTTCGACGACACCGTCTACCGCGTCGGCGGCTTGCTGCGGCTGGACGAGTCCGACGTCGAGCAGGGCTGA
- a CDS encoding cupin domain-containing protein has translation MTMQLLGGITPEQFLAEYWQKKPLLIRQAWTDFPELIDLARLTELACSDDAESRLLECRNGKWSLEHGPFEPRRLARLPATDWTLLVSNVNNHVGHINDLLYRFNFLPYYRLDDLMISYAPPGGTVGPHYDSYDVFLLQVGGSKRWQISSDDAGNFVEDAPIRVLKDFTAEQEWILEHGDMLYLPPKYAHYGVALDPGMTYSIGFRAPKTQEIADKFLEFIQDELCLDGMYADPQRQVQTHPGEIDDAFVTSMADMLKQIQWDETSVRRFVGRYFTEPKPHVFFEAPDEPLDFDNFSAQVAESGVVLDLKSQMLFEHERIYINGDEVAAEPAALPALQQLADTRALPAGEYDDAALEALYTCYDYGFLRPAG, from the coding sequence ATGACCATGCAACTTCTCGGCGGCATCACGCCCGAACAATTCCTTGCCGAATACTGGCAAAAAAAGCCGCTGCTGATCCGCCAGGCGTGGACCGACTTCCCCGAACTGATCGATCTGGCCCGGCTGACCGAACTGGCCTGCAGCGACGACGCCGAATCGCGTCTGCTTGAATGCCGCAACGGCAAATGGTCGCTCGAACACGGCCCGTTCGAGCCGCGCCGCCTCGCGCGCCTGCCGGCAACCGACTGGACGCTGCTGGTCAGCAACGTCAACAACCATGTCGGTCACATCAACGATCTGCTCTACCGTTTCAACTTCCTGCCGTACTACCGGCTCGATGACCTGATGATTTCGTACGCCCCCCCCGGCGGTACCGTCGGCCCGCACTACGATTCCTACGATGTGTTCCTGCTGCAAGTCGGCGGCAGCAAGCGCTGGCAGATTTCCAGCGATGACGCGGGCAACTTCGTCGAGGATGCGCCGATCCGCGTACTGAAGGATTTCACCGCCGAGCAGGAGTGGATACTCGAACACGGCGACATGCTGTACCTGCCGCCCAAGTACGCCCATTACGGCGTCGCGCTCGATCCAGGCATGACCTACTCGATCGGCTTTCGCGCGCCGAAAACGCAGGAAATCGCCGACAAGTTTCTCGAGTTCATCCAGGACGAATTGTGCCTCGACGGCATGTACGCCGATCCGCAGCGCCAGGTGCAAACGCACCCGGGCGAAATCGACGACGCCTTTGTCACCAGCATGGCCGACATGCTCAAACAGATTCAGTGGGATGAAACCAGCGTACGCCGCTTTGTCGGCCGCTATTTCACCGAGCCCAAACCGCACGTATTTTTCGAAGCGCCAGACGAACCGCTGGACTTCGACAACTTCAGCGCGCAGGTGGCTGAATCGGGTGTGGTACTCGATCTGAAAAGCCAGATGCTGTTCGAGCACGAACGTATCTATATCAATGGCGATGAAGTCGCCGCCGAGCCGGCCGCGCTGCCCGCCTTGCAACAACTCGCCGATACCCGCGCGCTACCGGCCGGCGAGTACGACGATGCGGCACTCGAAGCGCTGTACACCTGCTACGACTATGGCTTCCTTCGCCCTGCCGGCTGA
- the ubiG gene encoding bifunctional 2-polyprenyl-6-hydroxyphenol methylase/3-demethylubiquinol 3-O-methyltransferase UbiG, translated as MTDTTTPLNADQAEIAKFSALAHKWWDKEGEFKPLHQINPLRLQFVADHAPLTATSAIDVGCGGGILSEALAQSGAQVTGIDLAEKSLKVAKLHLFESGQSVDYRCIAVEALAEEAPESFDVVTCMEMLEHVPSPASIVAACARLAKPGGWVFFSTLNRNPKAYALAVIGAEYLLGLLPRGTHDYTKFIKPSELARMTRTAGLETITVSGMSYNPLSGIAALSDDADVNYLVACRKPL; from the coding sequence ATGACCGACACCACCACCCCGCTCAATGCCGATCAGGCCGAGATCGCCAAGTTTTCCGCCCTCGCCCACAAATGGTGGGACAAGGAAGGCGAATTCAAGCCGCTGCACCAGATCAATCCGCTGCGATTGCAATTCGTCGCCGACCACGCACCGCTGACTGCCACGAGCGCGATCGATGTCGGCTGCGGCGGCGGCATTCTCAGTGAAGCGCTGGCGCAATCGGGCGCGCAAGTGACCGGCATCGATCTGGCCGAGAAATCGCTCAAGGTCGCCAAGCTGCACCTGTTCGAGTCGGGCCAATCGGTCGATTACCGCTGTATCGCGGTCGAAGCGCTGGCCGAAGAGGCGCCGGAAAGCTTCGACGTGGTCACCTGCATGGAAATGCTTGAACACGTTCCGTCACCGGCGAGCATCGTCGCCGCATGCGCCCGCCTGGCCAAGCCCGGCGGCTGGGTATTTTTCTCGACGCTGAACCGCAATCCCAAAGCCTATGCGCTGGCGGTGATCGGCGCCGAATACCTGCTGGGGCTGCTGCCGCGCGGCACCCACGATTACACCAAGTTCATCAAACCGTCGGAGCTGGCGCGGATGACGCGCACCGCCGGGCTGGAAACGATCACCGTCAGCGGCATGAGCTACAACCCCCTTTCGGGGATTGCCGCACTTTCGGACGACGCCGACGTCAATTATCTGGTGGCCTGCCGCAAACCGCTTTGA
- a CDS encoding Gfo/Idh/MocA family oxidoreductase → MSEYADGPIRLGIIGCATGSHGRMWAKQWQSEPEHGLIAARVWDEDIAATQEIATLTGASVAPSAASVADGCDGVLIATLDPARYLALARPHLEAGRRVFFNRPFAGSLADARAILRLADQHGASVYSASALLHTHAAQTVKAALAEIGTLRFFTLTGPTDTADWYLPHLYACLFSTLGPGLARIIHADLPSPDGDPHRLSAPATVTLEYAADSAVGAARGVLSLVGPGSDWYGFTLKLYGSRRASAEIEFDVGYALLFEQMHRFFSEGTEPVSHALLLEQLAAHYATLDAARRGVAVPLPTTELS, encoded by the coding sequence ATGAGCGAATATGCAGACGGGCCGATCCGCCTTGGCATCATCGGCTGCGCCACAGGCAGCCACGGCAGGATGTGGGCCAAGCAGTGGCAAAGTGAACCCGAACACGGGCTGATCGCCGCGCGGGTGTGGGACGAGGACATCGCCGCCACACAAGAGATCGCCACGCTCACCGGCGCCAGCGTTGCGCCATCGGCGGCATCGGTGGCCGATGGTTGCGACGGCGTTCTGATCGCCACGCTTGATCCTGCCCGCTACCTTGCTCTGGCAAGGCCACACCTTGAAGCCGGCCGGCGGGTTTTTTTCAATCGGCCGTTTGCCGGCAGTCTGGCCGACGCCCGAGCAATCTTGCGGCTTGCCGATCAACATGGCGCAAGCGTCTATTCGGCCTCGGCGCTACTGCATACGCATGCGGCGCAGACGGTTAAAGCGGCGCTGGCCGAGATCGGCACGCTGCGCTTCTTCACCCTGACCGGGCCGACCGATACCGCAGACTGGTATCTGCCGCATCTGTACGCCTGCCTGTTCAGCACGCTCGGCCCCGGACTCGCGCGCATCATCCACGCCGATCTACCCAGCCCCGATGGCGATCCGCATCGTTTGAGCGCCCCCGCCACGGTTACGCTCGAGTACGCCGCCGACTCCGCCGTCGGTGCGGCGCGCGGCGTCCTGTCGCTGGTCGGCCCCGGCAGCGACTGGTACGGCTTCACACTGAAGCTTTATGGCAGCCGGCGCGCATCGGCCGAGATCGAGTTCGACGTCGGCTACGCACTGCTGTTCGAGCAGATGCACCGGTTTTTCAGCGAAGGCACCGAGCCGGTTTCCCATGCCTTGCTGCTCGAACAGCTTGCAGCGCATTACGCCACGCTGGATGCGGCACGGCGCGGCGTTGCGGTTCCCCTCCCCACGACGGAGTTGTCATGA
- the tatA gene encoding Sec-independent protein translocase subunit TatA has protein sequence MGSFSLWHWALVLVVVVLVFGTRRLRNAGGDLGAAIRGFKDGVNGKGEQQDSPQNDR, from the coding sequence ATGGGTTCTTTCAGTCTCTGGCACTGGGCGCTGGTTCTGGTCGTCGTGGTGCTGGTCTTTGGCACCCGCAGGCTGCGCAACGCCGGCGGCGATCTTGGCGCCGCCATTCGCGGCTTCAAGGACGGCGTCAACGGCAAGGGTGAACAACAGGACAGCCCGCAGAACGATCGATAA
- a CDS encoding HAD family hydrolase yields MIRAILFDLDGTLADTAPDLGAALNRLLIEEGLPEQPHEAIRPLASHGARGLIELGFGVTPDDAAFALLRERFLAHYAAALCEHTVLFDGIAELIAAIGARGLPWGIVTNKPGRFTDPLVRKLPLPVQPGCVVSGDTVGVAKPDPKPMLHAAEQLGVPPGACIYVGDAERDIEAGRRVGMKTVIADYGYISSDDQPTAWGADLRITHPLDLLAHLPG; encoded by the coding sequence ATGATTCGTGCCATTCTTTTCGATCTCGACGGCACGCTTGCCGATACCGCGCCCGACCTTGGCGCAGCGCTGAACCGGCTGCTGATCGAGGAGGGCCTGCCCGAGCAGCCTCATGAGGCGATCCGCCCACTGGCATCGCACGGCGCGCGTGGGCTGATCGAACTGGGATTTGGTGTAACGCCCGACGATGCGGCCTTTGCCTTGCTGCGCGAACGTTTTCTGGCGCACTACGCTGCGGCACTGTGCGAGCACACGGTACTGTTCGACGGCATTGCCGAACTGATCGCCGCCATCGGCGCGCGCGGCCTGCCCTGGGGCATCGTCACCAACAAGCCGGGGCGTTTTACCGACCCGCTGGTACGCAAATTGCCGCTACCGGTGCAACCGGGCTGCGTCGTGTCCGGCGATACCGTCGGCGTCGCCAAGCCCGATCCGAAGCCGATGCTGCACGCTGCCGAGCAGCTCGGCGTTCCGCCCGGTGCGTGCATTTACGTCGGCGATGCCGAGCGTGATATCGAGGCCGGCCGGCGCGTCGGCATGAAAACGGTCATCGCCGATTACGGCTATATCAGCAGCGACGACCAACCGACCGCGTGGGGAGCGGATTTGCGCATCACTCACCCGCTTGATCTGCTCGCGCACCTTCCAGGCTGA
- a CDS encoding peroxiredoxin, whose translation MLNPGDMAPDFELPDAMMDPVKLSDYRGRQHVVLYFFNKDHTPGGVIEAVEFSDRVAALAEHDAIVLGVSLDDCMAHELFIDEEGVEFDLLSDVEGEVSRQYHALREWQVGSVVRYGIERSTFVIDKAGLIRHAFYHVTPKGHAAEILTLVQSLG comes from the coding sequence ATGTTGAACCCAGGCGACATGGCACCCGATTTCGAACTGCCCGATGCGATGATGGATCCGGTCAAGCTATCGGATTACCGCGGGCGGCAGCATGTGGTGCTGTACTTCTTTAATAAGGATCACACGCCCGGCGGCGTGATCGAGGCGGTTGAATTCAGCGACCGTGTCGCCGCGCTGGCCGAACACGATGCGATCGTGCTTGGCGTCAGCCTTGATGACTGTATGGCGCATGAGCTGTTTATCGATGAAGAAGGCGTCGAATTCGATCTGCTTTCCGACGTTGAGGGCGAAGTCAGTCGCCAGTACCATGCCCTGCGCGAGTGGCAGGTGGGCAGCGTGGTAAGATACGGGATAGAACGCTCGACTTTCGTCATCGACAAGGCGGGGCTGATCCGCCACGCTTTCTACCATGTCACGCCGAAAGGTCACGCGGCCGAGATACTCACCCTTGTTCAATCGCTAGGATAA
- a CDS encoding TRZ/ATZ family hydrolase, with protein sequence MSTQILLPRWLIPIEPRLVLTGHALVIKNDLIDAILPVADALARYPNAERIDLPEHALLPGLVNLHAHSAMTLLRGYADDLALMDWLNNHIWPAESAHVSDEFVFDGTQLAIAEMIRGGTTCANDMYFHHGAVARAALASGFRMMVGCSILEFPTPYASDADQYLRKALSCIDEFAGESLLGFTLAPHAPYSVSDATFGRIITLADKLNVGIHCHIHETQDEIDDSLKQYGVRPLERLARLGLLDSPLIAAHMVHSTDAEIALLAQRGVHVAHNPASNLKLASGFARITDQLAAGINVGIGTDGAASNNKLDMFAELRLAALLAKGQSGTPTALPAWQALEMATLNGARALGWDDRIGSLAPGKQADIIAVDLSALSTQPAYDPVSQLVYAADRNQVSHVWIAGVAQLAGGQLTRLKSAQLLANAKRWQARIAPR encoded by the coding sequence ATGTCCACTCAGATCCTGTTGCCGCGCTGGCTGATTCCGATCGAACCGCGCCTTGTTCTTACCGGCCATGCACTGGTCATCAAGAACGATCTCATCGACGCCATCCTGCCCGTTGCCGACGCGCTCGCCCGTTATCCGAACGCCGAACGGATTGATCTTCCCGAGCACGCGCTGCTGCCGGGCCTGGTCAACCTGCATGCACACTCGGCGATGACGCTGTTGCGGGGCTATGCCGATGACTTGGCGCTGATGGATTGGCTCAACAATCACATCTGGCCGGCCGAGAGCGCGCATGTGTCAGACGAATTCGTTTTCGACGGCACGCAGCTGGCGATTGCCGAAATGATCCGTGGCGGCACCACCTGCGCCAATGACATGTACTTTCACCACGGCGCCGTCGCTCGCGCCGCACTGGCAAGTGGCTTCCGGATGATGGTCGGCTGCTCGATCCTCGAATTCCCGACACCCTATGCCAGCGATGCGGACCAGTACCTGCGCAAGGCGCTGAGCTGTATCGATGAATTCGCCGGCGAATCGCTGCTCGGTTTCACGCTGGCGCCGCATGCGCCGTATTCGGTCAGCGACGCCACCTTCGGGCGCATCATCACACTGGCCGATAAATTGAACGTCGGCATCCATTGCCATATTCACGAAACCCAGGACGAAATCGACGACAGCCTCAAGCAGTACGGCGTTCGCCCGCTGGAAAGGCTGGCGAGGCTGGGGCTGCTCGACAGCCCGCTGATCGCCGCGCACATGGTGCACAGCACCGATGCCGAGATCGCGCTGCTGGCACAACGCGGCGTCCATGTCGCGCACAACCCGGCGTCCAACCTGAAACTGGCGTCGGGCTTTGCCCGCATCACCGACCAGCTCGCCGCCGGCATCAATGTCGGCATCGGCACCGATGGCGCCGCCAGCAATAACAAGCTGGATATGTTCGCCGAACTGCGGCTCGCCGCGCTGCTGGCCAAAGGCCAGAGTGGCACGCCGACTGCGTTGCCGGCGTGGCAGGCACTGGAAATGGCGACGCTGAACGGCGCCAGGGCGCTCGGCTGGGACGATCGCATTGGCAGCCTTGCCCCCGGCAAACAAGCAGACATCATCGCGGTCGATCTCTCGGCCCTGAGCACCCAGCCGGCGTACGATCCGGTGTCGCAGCTGGTGTATGCGGCCGATCGCAACCAAGTCAGCCACGTCTGGATTGCCGGTGTCGCCCAGCTCGCGGGCGGTCAGCTGACCCGACTCAAATCGGCGCAACTGCTCGCCAATGCCAAGCGCTGGCAGGCGCGCATCGCGCCGCGTTGA
- a CDS encoding ProQ/FINO family protein: MTETLNRKQKMTEERKAAFALLAEHWPVAFDTRNPKPLALDTRDRLKAECEAKGLDVEKVARAVFLWVRRPAYQAAMAAGGARYGLDGSVSGELSAEQQTHAAAVSASIKARIKAAEDARRAQRAKENPRPAPSKPAVEGAKPANPRQGKPAQPRRKPANKPQQAQQTKPREDRPLPDTALATALAAVLGRSTSR; this comes from the coding sequence ATGACCGAAACACTGAACCGCAAACAAAAAATGACCGAAGAGCGCAAAGCCGCCTTCGCCCTGCTGGCCGAGCACTGGCCGGTCGCCTTCGACACCCGGAATCCCAAGCCCCTGGCACTGGATACCCGTGACCGCCTCAAGGCCGAGTGCGAAGCCAAGGGACTGGATGTCGAGAAGGTTGCCCGCGCGGTGTTCCTGTGGGTACGTCGTCCCGCGTATCAGGCTGCCATGGCAGCCGGCGGTGCGCGTTACGGGCTGGATGGCAGCGTCAGCGGCGAGCTGAGTGCCGAACAACAAACCCACGCCGCAGCGGTATCGGCATCGATCAAGGCCAGAATCAAGGCCGCCGAAGATGCACGCCGCGCACAACGAGCCAAGGAAAATCCGCGTCCGGCGCCCAGCAAGCCCGCCGTGGAAGGTGCCAAGCCGGCAAACCCGCGACAGGGCAAGCCGGCACAGCCGCGCCGCAAGCCGGCCAACAAGCCGCAACAGGCACAGCAAACCAAACCGCGCGAAGATCGTCCATTGCCCGATACCGCACTGGCGACTGCGCTGGCGGCGGTGCTGGGCCGGTCAACCTCGCGCTAA